Proteins from a single region of Mytilus trossulus isolate FHL-02 chromosome 2, PNRI_Mtr1.1.1.hap1, whole genome shotgun sequence:
- the LOC134706561 gene encoding calcitonin receptor-like produces the protein MTPEEKLSFFETVGKEQEKCLERISKIKPIFGDNLFCNGTAGRMGACWNHTLAGETAVQSRILAINSYRISYYCTENGTWDIKGENYTHLNEISLESQGYVYVYIAGNALSLLLLTIALSIFFGFRQLRCGRVLIHKNLFLSYVFTGLTWILYYKLVVLDADIIDANPWWCQFLHVLAQYFMQCNFAWMFCEGLYLHTVLIRVFSNGKILTFICYAIGWGYPLIPTIIYTVLRSRTDKRCWHAESSLQWIMYGPIVVSICINIMFLVNIVRLLMTKLQKIPEASQSKKAARATLVLLPLLGLQYLVLPMRPSESSGLSDIYVYSVAVLTSLQGSFVSIMYCFCNSEIIAILKRKWDQHWLMYGSGRRKHRCSSTHYTVTENMADDCNKKFTDKPEMVPLQDTVCDV, from the exons ataacTTATTTTGTAATGGCACAGCTGGAAGGATGGGAGCATGTTGGAACCACACATTGGCTGGTGAAACAGCAGTTCAATCAAGGATCCTAGCAATCAACAGCT ACCGTATAAGTTATTACTGTACAGAAAATGGAACATGGGACATCAAAGGGGAAAATTATACACACTTGAAC GAAATTAGCCTTGAGAGTCAAGgttatgtttatgtatatattgcTGGAAATGCGTTGTCTTTACTGCTGCTCACAATTGCATTATCCATTTTCTTCGGATTCAG ACAGTTACGATGTGGAAGGGTGCTGATCCATAAAAACCTCTTCCTATCATACGTATTTACTGGTTTAACATGGATTCTTTACTACAAACTAGTCGTACTAGACGCAGATATTATAGATGCTAACCCG TGGTGGTGTCAATTTCTGCACGTGTTAGCACAATATTTTATGCAATGTAACTTTGCCTGGATGTTTTGCGAAGGACTTTACCTTCATACAGTACTAATTAGAGTATTCAGCAACGGAAAAATACTAACATTTATATGTTATGCAATTGGATGGG GATACCCACTTATTCCAACCATTATCTATACTGTTCTTAGAAGTCGAACAGACAAAAG ATGTTGGCATGCCGAAAGTAGTTTACAATGGATTATGTATGGTCCAATAGTTGTTTCCATTTGT ATCAACATAATGTTCCTTGTTAATATTGTTAGACTGCTGATGACAAAGTTGCAGAAAATTCCAGAAGCATCACAAAGCAA gaaAGCAGCAAGAGCCACTTTGGTATTACTTCCATTACTAGGATTACAGTATCTTGTATTACCAATGAGACCAAGTGAAAGTTCTGGTTTATCAGATATCTATGTGTATTCGGTGGCAGTTTTAACTTCACTGCAG ggTTCGTTCGTATCCATCATGTATTGCTTTTGTAATAGTGag aTCATTGCGATTTTGAAACGTAAATGGGATCAGCATTGGTTGATGTATGGAAGCGGGCGCAGGAAACATCGCTGTTCATCTACACATTATACTGTTACAGAAAATATGGCTGACGATTGTAACAAAAAG TTCACAGATAAGCCAGAAATGGTGCCACTGCAAGACACAGTTTGTGATGTGTAG